One Mauremys reevesii isolate NIE-2019 linkage group 5, ASM1616193v1, whole genome shotgun sequence genomic window carries:
- the C5H4orf47 gene encoding UPF0602 protein C4orf47 homolog, translating into MPAEGKTDMERIGLFSEMEYVTIGDKYASHYMRPFNEAASKNKQMLPGGTKMLSALQAGYFEPQFVRVFEGEAYSNPVQLRRRYRLVESKKNVGKAFLPSNGVKLPCGMGTYYGTIGGPYPFFSAQLRGKTAYAPPGKNLYTSPGKKGTGYGYPNLTIGKQYPHSSDVYESGKMNAKKVHEDHLRLVKGGPFKLNLYPREYFDLNPYYDDKPLPPAKKPTPEKPVAHPFKPSSPAKKSGGMKAGTFDSYPSHSAEPYVVKYSKPITTNKEGRIFHPPPGSKSRPSTSIMALNVTRSLNVMNYKTTHLIY; encoded by the exons ATGCCTGCAGAAGGAAAAACTGACATGGAGAGGATTGGCCTCTTCAGTGAAATGGAGTATGTTACCATTGGAGATAAATATGCCTCACACTATATGC GCCCTTTCAATGAAGCTGCAAGCAAGAACAAACAAATGTTACCTGGGGGTACCAAAATGCTGTCAGCTCTTCAGGCAGGTTACTTTGAGCCTCAGTTTGTGAGGGTTTTCGAAGGTGAAGCCTACTCAAACCCTGTGCAACTAAGGAGGCGATATAGACTGGTAGAGTCAAAGAAAAATGTGGGCAAAGCTTTCCTTCCAAGCAATGGAGTCAAACTGCC aTGTGGAATGGGTACCTATTATGGAACTATAGGTGGTCCATATCCATTCTTCAGTGCACAACTAAGAGGGAAAACAGCATATGCTCCTCCTGGAAAGAACCTTTACACAAGTCCTGGAAAGAAAGGAACTGGATATGG ATATCCAAATCTTACCATAGGCAAACAGTATCCACACTCAAGTGATGTGTATGAAAGCGGAAAAATGAATGCAAAG AAGGTGCATGAAGACCATCTGCGTTTGGTTAAAGGAGGGCCTTTCAAGTTAAATCTCTATCCTCGGGAGTATTTTGACTTAAATCCATATTATGATGATAAACCTTTGCCACCGGCTAAGAAACCAACCCCAGAAAAGCCAGTTGCACACCCCTTTAAACCAAGTTCTCCTGCTAAAAAG tCAGGGGGCATGAAAGCAGGAACATTTGATTCTTATCCTTCCCATTCTGCTGAGCCCTATGTGGTTAAATATTCTAAGCCCATCACAACTAATAAAGAAGGACGGATTTTTCATCCTCCTCCTGGATCAAAAAGCAGGCCCTCTACAAGTATAATGGCTTTAAATGTTACAAG